The following proteins come from a genomic window of Daphnia carinata strain CSIRO-1 chromosome 8, CSIRO_AGI_Dcar_HiC_V3, whole genome shotgun sequence:
- the LOC130699159 gene encoding uncharacterized protein LOC130699159 isoform X1, giving the protein MDSFPLPVFNLIESEDEEDHEVLEVQEVKSTRYDHLHKLLNDRSLSLPTHNPNTILKKLEAIAEENLLKKDLKETCCTLPGNPRSTFLMVFSPDGSKVASSHGDHNINVTDLRTSKCISTLTGHPRTPWCIAFHPHRNDILASGCLGGQVRVWDLSGGSEMWSVTATEVTTVIASLAFHPSERLLVIATNSTLYFWDWNIPQPFAKCSTANEKQKLRYVSFDPLGNWLLTGISNTFGTSASFAPGTTSSLSGSSLTLGGPGQVTHPINYRMERNEQERERNLQSRYQTLLDQYERLRVRYQELRHRAAELELNASSSQSTSTGTVASFSMNNDAPSSAPTVATINVPVVEQSTINRTSPPLPTPDTSLLNTSSSSDRFWRTLMNAAENLRALSNIGRTLNTNQRQAGGPAEGPSRSSGASLDQDARMRIQLLSRHIENMQRICRSHLEMTRHRRQVYRLQQIRRILEDLREQIRYLQVCVRDSLDLVSRLRTSPAGSSTSLSAQRPTSSHRESTAFANNRETAGTSTAGSNHEGDLQFTSNGRMVMGSRAYSPIQCRRFTNYLFGRLRRIGLQHHRDNPRLRHSFVAGREARYPIRRLGLYRGDSSSLSGNPVEQIDPQPGPSRDYSMGTECEFDEVMPNLERGLGSSSNSFGWRRSRFSRMSRRNNNINLMHPTHRSNSLLHTRHSGIQRRKPSLLSRIFHGRTLQNQIRSLATYHSTLESTAPVNLESGRPSDQSLRPLMERLESHFRLQRQTMGILAQLNEAAVANGIGSNVEGNNPTPAATPGENSVDGGGLPTASFSDSSVSSRGGPWASNVLHSIRHFRARRDAFERARSFESRLSSNSNADRFQPPRRMDSNIGIPPRFRPSRPFEDEDSSDTDTDVAAESANPAANRWRQSSPIRSPRGVEQRMRLLWREYLSQVVHVQLNSMGESTSQQPGTAQESGDNDQERTRYRLWLSTMVESLTSFFSQHGINSSDSADATPPPPTPSTPITRPLPGTPLPSRPGSSSAAGQSFPYVSRFSNAMRDEGFIPATEEGPTSPVMAPRSTAGPHHAPPPWRVFPRVGHGMGGIGGSAGVSFGIGGADQGPGQQRWNLRRNAESQVSLSAHLTYRIQAWDFCAKDGFIPDIRDPHANIVVPESKIHNDASVDVSADGRFLVTLVPCTSLTGALISLHSLEPSRLGLCLAQVNVDQFVVSVSISPTCRHLLLGLASSRALSVTSRDHALPTLWAQVYQIPIKVFQTQRNGSSAITTTAAAASSTSGAVHSVVGDLTVEHHQSSRQLLEKKPSIPPPQGSLLHVRDLSQTADVGLTSLNCIRWIPTAGQGFVLGTNKGHLKVIG; this is encoded by the exons ATGGACAGCTTTCCATTGCCAGTCTTCAACTTGATAGAGtctgaagatgaagaagatcaTGAGGTTCTTGAAGTCCAAGAAGTCAAAAGCACTAGATATGATCATTTGCACAAGCTGTTGAATGATAGGAGCCTTTCACTACCTACTCACAATCCCAATACCATTCTTAAAAAGCTTGAAGCCATAGCTGAAGAAAACTTGTTAAAAAAGGATCTGAAAGAAACa tgttGCACTTTGCCTGGAAATCCAAGATCAACCTTTTTAATGGTTTTCAGTCCAGATGG CTCCAAAGTTGCTTCATCACATGGTGACCACAACATCAATGTGACAGACCTAAGAACAAGCAAGTGCATCTCCACCCTGACAGGGCATCCTCGCACACCATGGTGCATTGCCTTCCATCCCCATCGTAATGACATTCTTGCATCAGGATGTCTAGGAGGGCAAGTTCGTGTCTGGGATTTATCT GGAGGAAGTGAAATGTGGTCTGTTACTGCTACAGAAGTGACAACAGTTATAGCGTCCTTGGCTTTTCATCCTAGTGAAAGGTTGCTCGTAATTGCTACCAATAGTACACTGTATTTCTGGGATTGGAATATTCCCCAACCGTTTGCTAAGTGCAGCACAGCGAATGAGAAGCAAAAGCTAAG ATATGTTAGTTTCGATCCATTGGGTAACTGGTTACTCACAGGAATATCGAATACTTTTGGCACGTCCGCATCGTTCGCTCCTGGGACCACCTCGTCCCTGTCGGGTAGTTCCTTGACACTAGGAGGCCCTGGTCAAGTAACTCATCCGATTAATTACAGAATGGAACGCAATGAACAGGAACGGGAACGTAACCTTCAGAGTCGTTATCAA ACATTGCTTGACCAGTACGAAAGATTGAGGGTTCGCTATCAGGAACTACGTCATCGCGCTGCGGAACTAGAACTGAACGCCAGTTCCAGTCAGAGTACTAGCACCGGAACGGTAGCTTCGTTTAGCATGAATAACGATGCTCCATCATCTGCTCCTACCGTTGCTACCATTAATGTTCCCGTGGTTGAGCAATCCACGATCAACAGGACTAGTCCACCCCTTCCTACACCTGATACTTCATTATTGAACACGTCTTCATCCAGCGATCGATTCTGGCGTACGCTGATGAATGCAGCTGAAAATCTGCGAGCCCTAAGCAATATCGGTCGAACTTTAAACACCAATCAACGACAGGCAGGTGGACCAGCAGAAGGTCCTTCGAGATCGAGTGGAGCCTCCTTAGACCAAGATGCTCGAATGAGAATTCAGCTCCTCAGCCGACATATCGAAAATATGCAACGCATTTGCCGTTCTCACCTTGAAATGACTCGTCATCGACGCCAAGTTTATCGATTGCAGCAAATCCGTCGCATTCTGGAAGACCTGAGGGAGCAAATTCGTTACCTTCAGGTTTGCGTCAGAGATAGTCTGGATCTTGTGTCTCGTTTGCGGACGAGCCCAGCAGGAAGCAGCACGTCCTTGTCGGCCCAACGTCCAACTTCTAGTCATCGTGAATCTACTGCCTTTGCCAATAATCGTGAGACTGCTGGCACCAGTACCGCCGGCTCAAATCACGAAGGTGATTTACAGTTCACCAGCAATGGCAGAATGGTGATGGGATCGCGGGCGTATTCGCCAATTCAATGCCGACGTTTCACCAATTATTTATTTGGGCGTTTACGGCGAATCGGACTCCAACATCATCGTGATAATCCGAGATTACGCCATAGTTTTGTGGCGGGACGAGAAGCCAGATATCCGATCCG CAGGTTGGGTCTTTATCGTGGCGATTCGAGCTCTTTGTCTGGCAATCCTGTCGAACAGATTGATCCCCAGCCAGGACCTTCACGTGATTATTCGATGGGAACTG agTGTGAATTTGACGAAGTGATGCCCAATCTCGAACGAGGACTGGGATCGAGCAGTAATTCGTTTGGATGGAGGAGGTCCCGATTCTCGCGGATGTCGCGGCGAAACAATAACATTAATCTGATGCATCCAACGCACAGAAGCAATTCCCTTCTTCATACTCGTCATTCAGGCATCCAGCGACGCAAACCTTCGCTTCTTAGTCGCATTTTCCACGGACGTACgctccaaaatcaaatcagatcGTTGGCCACGTATCACTCGACATTGGAATCCACCGCACCCGTGAATCTGGAATCTGGACGTCCAAGCGATcag TCCTTGCGTCCCTTGATGGAGCGTCTGGAATCGCATTTTAGGCTTCAACGACAGACAATGGGCATTTTAGCCCAGTTAAACGAGGCAGCCGTTGCTAACGGCATTGGGAGCAATGTCGAAGGGAACAACCCGACTCCAGCAGCAACACCTGGAGAGAATTCTGTTGACGGTGGTGGTTTGCCCACGGCTAGTTTTAGTGATAGTAGCGTATCTTCTCGCGGCGGGCCGTGGGCCTCTAATGTCCTTCACAGTATCCGCCATTTTCGAGCAAGAAGGGACGCCTTTGAAAGAGCACGTTCTTTCGAATCCAG ATTGTCTTCAAACAGCAATGCGGATCGTTTTCAACCGCCGAGACGAATGGATAGCAACATCGGAATTCCTCCTCGTTTCCGCCCGTCACGTCCGTTTGAAGATGAAGACAGCTCTGATACTGACACAG ACGTGGCGGCAGAGTCGGCGAATCCAGCAGCTAATCGTTGGCGTCAATCCAGTCCAATCCGTTCGCCACGAGGTGTAGAGCAGCGCATGAG GCTCTTGTGGAGAGAATATTTGTCGCAAGTTGTCCACGTCCAACTGAACAGCATGGGTGAAAGCACCAGCCAGCAACCTGGCACAGCGCAAGAGAGTGGCGATAACGATCAAGAACGAACACGTTATCGTTTATGGCTCTCGACTATGGTTGAAAGTCTAACGAGTTTCTTTTCCCAGCATGGAATCAATTCCTCTGATTCAGCCGATGCAACGCCTCCTCCTCCTACCCCATCGACGCCCATCACTAGACCCTTACCTGGAACTCCTCTACCATCTAGACCTGGATCGTCATCAGCTGCCGGTCAATCGTTCccttacgtttcacgtttctCCAACGCCATGAGAGACGAAGGATTCATACCGGCCACAGAAGAAGGTCCGACATCTCCGGTGATGGCTCCGCGTTCTACTGCTGGTCCACACCACGCTCCACCTCCTTGGAGAGTATTCCCGCGTGTAGGGCACGGTATGGGTGGCATAGGTGGATCAGCTGGAGTTTCCTTTGGAATTGGCGGAGCCGATCAAGGTCCAGGACAGCAACGTTGGAACCTTCGTCGTAACGCCGAGTCGCAGGTTTCGCTCAGCGCTCATTTGACGTACCGCATCCAAGCTTGGGATTTTTGCGCCAAAGACGGATTCATCCCCGATATCCGCGATCCGCACGCTAACATCGTCGTTCCCGAAAGTAAAATTCATAATGACGCTAGTGTTGACGTATCAGCCGATGGACGATTTCTCGTTACTCTCGTCCCTTGCACTTCTCTTACTGGAGCTCTCATTA GTCTTCATAGTCTAGAACCATCACGACTGGGTTTGTGTCTGGCGCAGGTGAACGTTGATCAGTTTGTTGTTTCGGTCAGCATTTCGCCAACGTGTCGCCATCTATTGCTCGGTTTGGCAAGTTCTCGTGCTCTCTCCGTTACCAGTCGTGATCACGCTCTTCCTACGCTCTGGGCCCAGGTGTATCAAATTCCTATCAAAGTCTTTCAAACACAGAGAAATGGATCGTCAGCCATTACTACTACTGCTGCAGCTGCCAGCTCAACTAGTGGTGCTGTTCATAGCGTTGTTGGCGATTTGACAGTTGAACATCATCAAAGTAGTCGTCAACTGTTGGAGAAAAAACCGAGCATTCCACCACCGCAAGGTAGCCTGCTCCACGTGCGTGATTTAAGTCAAACGGCTGATGTTGGATTGACCAGTCTTAACTGCATTCGCTGGATACCAACGGCCGGACAAGGGTTTGTATTGGGCACTAATAAGGGTCATCTCAAAGTGATTGGCTGA
- the LOC130699159 gene encoding uncharacterized protein LOC130699159 isoform X2: MDSFPLPVFNLIESEDEEDHEVLEVQEVKSTRYDHLHKLLNDRSLSLPTHNPNTILKKLEAIAEENLLKKDLKETCCTLPGNPRSTFLMVFSPDGSKVASSHGDHNINVTDLRTSKCISTLTGHPRTPWCIAFHPHRNDILASGCLGGQVRVWDLSGGSEMWSVTATEVTTVIASLAFHPSERLLVIATNSTLYFWDWNIPQPFAKCSTANEKQKLRYVSFDPLGNWLLTGISNTFGTSASFAPGTTSSLSGSSLTLGGPGQVTHPINYRMERNEQERERNLQSRYQTLLDQYERLRVRYQELRHRAAELELNASSSQSTSTGTVASFSMNNDAPSSAPTVATINVPVVEQSTINRTSPPLPTPDTSLLNTSSSSDRFWRTLMNAAENLRALSNIGRTLNTNQRQAGGPAEGPSRSSGASLDQDARMRIQLLSRHIENMQRICRSHLEMTRHRRQVYRLQQIRRILEDLREQIRYLQVCVRDSLDLVSRLRTSPAGSSTSLSAQRPTSSHRESTAFANNRETAGTSTAGSNHEGDLQFTSNGRMVMGSRAYSPIQCRRFTNYLFGRLRRIGLQHHRDNPRLRHSFVAGREARYPIRLGLYRGDSSSLSGNPVEQIDPQPGPSRDYSMGTECEFDEVMPNLERGLGSSSNSFGWRRSRFSRMSRRNNNINLMHPTHRSNSLLHTRHSGIQRRKPSLLSRIFHGRTLQNQIRSLATYHSTLESTAPVNLESGRPSDQSLRPLMERLESHFRLQRQTMGILAQLNEAAVANGIGSNVEGNNPTPAATPGENSVDGGGLPTASFSDSSVSSRGGPWASNVLHSIRHFRARRDAFERARSFESRLSSNSNADRFQPPRRMDSNIGIPPRFRPSRPFEDEDSSDTDTDVAAESANPAANRWRQSSPIRSPRGVEQRMRLLWREYLSQVVHVQLNSMGESTSQQPGTAQESGDNDQERTRYRLWLSTMVESLTSFFSQHGINSSDSADATPPPPTPSTPITRPLPGTPLPSRPGSSSAAGQSFPYVSRFSNAMRDEGFIPATEEGPTSPVMAPRSTAGPHHAPPPWRVFPRVGHGMGGIGGSAGVSFGIGGADQGPGQQRWNLRRNAESQVSLSAHLTYRIQAWDFCAKDGFIPDIRDPHANIVVPESKIHNDASVDVSADGRFLVTLVPCTSLTGALISLHSLEPSRLGLCLAQVNVDQFVVSVSISPTCRHLLLGLASSRALSVTSRDHALPTLWAQVYQIPIKVFQTQRNGSSAITTTAAAASSTSGAVHSVVGDLTVEHHQSSRQLLEKKPSIPPPQGSLLHVRDLSQTADVGLTSLNCIRWIPTAGQGFVLGTNKGHLKVIG, from the exons ATGGACAGCTTTCCATTGCCAGTCTTCAACTTGATAGAGtctgaagatgaagaagatcaTGAGGTTCTTGAAGTCCAAGAAGTCAAAAGCACTAGATATGATCATTTGCACAAGCTGTTGAATGATAGGAGCCTTTCACTACCTACTCACAATCCCAATACCATTCTTAAAAAGCTTGAAGCCATAGCTGAAGAAAACTTGTTAAAAAAGGATCTGAAAGAAACa tgttGCACTTTGCCTGGAAATCCAAGATCAACCTTTTTAATGGTTTTCAGTCCAGATGG CTCCAAAGTTGCTTCATCACATGGTGACCACAACATCAATGTGACAGACCTAAGAACAAGCAAGTGCATCTCCACCCTGACAGGGCATCCTCGCACACCATGGTGCATTGCCTTCCATCCCCATCGTAATGACATTCTTGCATCAGGATGTCTAGGAGGGCAAGTTCGTGTCTGGGATTTATCT GGAGGAAGTGAAATGTGGTCTGTTACTGCTACAGAAGTGACAACAGTTATAGCGTCCTTGGCTTTTCATCCTAGTGAAAGGTTGCTCGTAATTGCTACCAATAGTACACTGTATTTCTGGGATTGGAATATTCCCCAACCGTTTGCTAAGTGCAGCACAGCGAATGAGAAGCAAAAGCTAAG ATATGTTAGTTTCGATCCATTGGGTAACTGGTTACTCACAGGAATATCGAATACTTTTGGCACGTCCGCATCGTTCGCTCCTGGGACCACCTCGTCCCTGTCGGGTAGTTCCTTGACACTAGGAGGCCCTGGTCAAGTAACTCATCCGATTAATTACAGAATGGAACGCAATGAACAGGAACGGGAACGTAACCTTCAGAGTCGTTATCAA ACATTGCTTGACCAGTACGAAAGATTGAGGGTTCGCTATCAGGAACTACGTCATCGCGCTGCGGAACTAGAACTGAACGCCAGTTCCAGTCAGAGTACTAGCACCGGAACGGTAGCTTCGTTTAGCATGAATAACGATGCTCCATCATCTGCTCCTACCGTTGCTACCATTAATGTTCCCGTGGTTGAGCAATCCACGATCAACAGGACTAGTCCACCCCTTCCTACACCTGATACTTCATTATTGAACACGTCTTCATCCAGCGATCGATTCTGGCGTACGCTGATGAATGCAGCTGAAAATCTGCGAGCCCTAAGCAATATCGGTCGAACTTTAAACACCAATCAACGACAGGCAGGTGGACCAGCAGAAGGTCCTTCGAGATCGAGTGGAGCCTCCTTAGACCAAGATGCTCGAATGAGAATTCAGCTCCTCAGCCGACATATCGAAAATATGCAACGCATTTGCCGTTCTCACCTTGAAATGACTCGTCATCGACGCCAAGTTTATCGATTGCAGCAAATCCGTCGCATTCTGGAAGACCTGAGGGAGCAAATTCGTTACCTTCAGGTTTGCGTCAGAGATAGTCTGGATCTTGTGTCTCGTTTGCGGACGAGCCCAGCAGGAAGCAGCACGTCCTTGTCGGCCCAACGTCCAACTTCTAGTCATCGTGAATCTACTGCCTTTGCCAATAATCGTGAGACTGCTGGCACCAGTACCGCCGGCTCAAATCACGAAGGTGATTTACAGTTCACCAGCAATGGCAGAATGGTGATGGGATCGCGGGCGTATTCGCCAATTCAATGCCGACGTTTCACCAATTATTTATTTGGGCGTTTACGGCGAATCGGACTCCAACATCATCGTGATAATCCGAGATTACGCCATAGTTTTGTGGCGGGACGAGAAGCCAGATATCCGATCCG GTTGGGTCTTTATCGTGGCGATTCGAGCTCTTTGTCTGGCAATCCTGTCGAACAGATTGATCCCCAGCCAGGACCTTCACGTGATTATTCGATGGGAACTG agTGTGAATTTGACGAAGTGATGCCCAATCTCGAACGAGGACTGGGATCGAGCAGTAATTCGTTTGGATGGAGGAGGTCCCGATTCTCGCGGATGTCGCGGCGAAACAATAACATTAATCTGATGCATCCAACGCACAGAAGCAATTCCCTTCTTCATACTCGTCATTCAGGCATCCAGCGACGCAAACCTTCGCTTCTTAGTCGCATTTTCCACGGACGTACgctccaaaatcaaatcagatcGTTGGCCACGTATCACTCGACATTGGAATCCACCGCACCCGTGAATCTGGAATCTGGACGTCCAAGCGATcag TCCTTGCGTCCCTTGATGGAGCGTCTGGAATCGCATTTTAGGCTTCAACGACAGACAATGGGCATTTTAGCCCAGTTAAACGAGGCAGCCGTTGCTAACGGCATTGGGAGCAATGTCGAAGGGAACAACCCGACTCCAGCAGCAACACCTGGAGAGAATTCTGTTGACGGTGGTGGTTTGCCCACGGCTAGTTTTAGTGATAGTAGCGTATCTTCTCGCGGCGGGCCGTGGGCCTCTAATGTCCTTCACAGTATCCGCCATTTTCGAGCAAGAAGGGACGCCTTTGAAAGAGCACGTTCTTTCGAATCCAG ATTGTCTTCAAACAGCAATGCGGATCGTTTTCAACCGCCGAGACGAATGGATAGCAACATCGGAATTCCTCCTCGTTTCCGCCCGTCACGTCCGTTTGAAGATGAAGACAGCTCTGATACTGACACAG ACGTGGCGGCAGAGTCGGCGAATCCAGCAGCTAATCGTTGGCGTCAATCCAGTCCAATCCGTTCGCCACGAGGTGTAGAGCAGCGCATGAG GCTCTTGTGGAGAGAATATTTGTCGCAAGTTGTCCACGTCCAACTGAACAGCATGGGTGAAAGCACCAGCCAGCAACCTGGCACAGCGCAAGAGAGTGGCGATAACGATCAAGAACGAACACGTTATCGTTTATGGCTCTCGACTATGGTTGAAAGTCTAACGAGTTTCTTTTCCCAGCATGGAATCAATTCCTCTGATTCAGCCGATGCAACGCCTCCTCCTCCTACCCCATCGACGCCCATCACTAGACCCTTACCTGGAACTCCTCTACCATCTAGACCTGGATCGTCATCAGCTGCCGGTCAATCGTTCccttacgtttcacgtttctCCAACGCCATGAGAGACGAAGGATTCATACCGGCCACAGAAGAAGGTCCGACATCTCCGGTGATGGCTCCGCGTTCTACTGCTGGTCCACACCACGCTCCACCTCCTTGGAGAGTATTCCCGCGTGTAGGGCACGGTATGGGTGGCATAGGTGGATCAGCTGGAGTTTCCTTTGGAATTGGCGGAGCCGATCAAGGTCCAGGACAGCAACGTTGGAACCTTCGTCGTAACGCCGAGTCGCAGGTTTCGCTCAGCGCTCATTTGACGTACCGCATCCAAGCTTGGGATTTTTGCGCCAAAGACGGATTCATCCCCGATATCCGCGATCCGCACGCTAACATCGTCGTTCCCGAAAGTAAAATTCATAATGACGCTAGTGTTGACGTATCAGCCGATGGACGATTTCTCGTTACTCTCGTCCCTTGCACTTCTCTTACTGGAGCTCTCATTA GTCTTCATAGTCTAGAACCATCACGACTGGGTTTGTGTCTGGCGCAGGTGAACGTTGATCAGTTTGTTGTTTCGGTCAGCATTTCGCCAACGTGTCGCCATCTATTGCTCGGTTTGGCAAGTTCTCGTGCTCTCTCCGTTACCAGTCGTGATCACGCTCTTCCTACGCTCTGGGCCCAGGTGTATCAAATTCCTATCAAAGTCTTTCAAACACAGAGAAATGGATCGTCAGCCATTACTACTACTGCTGCAGCTGCCAGCTCAACTAGTGGTGCTGTTCATAGCGTTGTTGGCGATTTGACAGTTGAACATCATCAAAGTAGTCGTCAACTGTTGGAGAAAAAACCGAGCATTCCACCACCGCAAGGTAGCCTGCTCCACGTGCGTGATTTAAGTCAAACGGCTGATGTTGGATTGACCAGTCTTAACTGCATTCGCTGGATACCAACGGCCGGACAAGGGTTTGTATTGGGCACTAATAAGGGTCATCTCAAAGTGATTGGCTGA
- the LOC130699181 gene encoding uncharacterized protein LOC130699181 yields the protein MVHSEKEKISLVLMTSLDITNYLPKLGLVAAVIGLVECTRHVISYLQRKRTKQVIRKVMFFPDKKIACKDFFDEIQGCSRVSCDFSHTKTGFSHLLSYLKSAKKSIDIAVYCISCFEIADVVLQRHKVGVRVRVITDLSMEAAFGSQNHRFMKDGIRVQINKPPFLMHHKFVIIDDKVLCFGSFNWTSQAVTGNNESVVVTNDPWVVEPFCAEFKKLWVETKPDN from the exons ATGGTTCAttcagagaaagaaaaaataagtttgGTTTTAATGACTTCATTAGATATTACTAATTATCTTCCCAAACTTGGTTTAGTTGCCGCAGTTATCGGTTTGGTAGAATGCACTCGGCATGTTATCAGCTATCTGCAGCGAAAGCGTACGAAGCAGGTCATCCGAAAAGTGATGTTCTTCCCAGATAAGAAAATAGCCTGTAAAGATTTTTTTGACGAAATTCAAGGCTGCTCAAGGGTTAGCTGCGACTTCAGTCACACAAAGACTGGTTTCAG CCACCTCCTTTCCTACCTAAAGTCTGCAAAGAAATCAATCGACATTGCTGTTTATTGCATCTCTTGTTTTGAGATAGCTGATGTCGTGTTGCAACGTCACAAAGTTGGAGTCAGAGTTCGTGTGATTACAGACCTCAGTATGGAAGCTGCGTTTGGATCTCAAAACCATCGTTTCATGAAGGACG GAATTAGAGTACAGATCAACAAACCTCCATTCCTGATGCACCATAAGTTTGTCATCATTGACGATAAAGTGCTTTGCTTTGGCTCATTCAATTGGACTTCTCAAGCAGTCACTGGGAATAATGAATCTGTTGTCGTGACGAATGATCCCTGGGTAGTTGAACCTTTTTGTGCCGAATTCAAGAAGCTGTGGGTGGAAACCAAACCAGACAActaa